GGAACAGAAGAATTACCTGCAAGCTTTCTCCGTGATGCCATAGTACAGTGGCGATCGCTCATTCCTCAAAGTCTTTTAACAAACAGCCTGACTAGCGACGCTGTGGAAGTTTACGGTACTCCCCGGCGTTTGGCGGTACTTATCAAAGGTCTACCATCTCAACAACCAGACCGAGAAGAGGAAATTAAAGGCCCCCCCGCACAAGCAGCTTTTAAAGATGGCAAACCCACACCTGCTGCTGTCGGTTTTGCGAAAAAGCAAGGTGTGGAAATCGAGGCGCTACAAATTCGACCCACTGACAAGGGCGATTTTGTATTTATCAATAAAAGCATTGCTGGTCGTCCAGTGGCAGATATCTTAACAGAACTGGTTCCCCAGTGGATTTTGGGGTTAGAAGGGAAGCGGTTAATGCGCTGGGGTGATGGAGATGTAAGATTTTCTCGCCCAATTCGCTGGCTAGTGGCTTTGTTAGATGCAGAGGTGTTGCCGATTGAATTGGTCAATGCTTCTAAGGTTGTGAAAAGCGATCGCATTTCTCGTGGTCATCGGGTGTTGTATCCAGAAACGGTGACAATTCCCCAAGCTAAAGATTATGTTACCACTTTGCGTTCTGCTTTCGTTGTAGTTGATCCCCAGGAACGCGCCACAACTATTCAAGAGCAAGTCAAGTCTTCCGCCGAAAAGTTAAATGGTCATGCGGAAATCTACCCAGATTTATTAGAGGAAGTCATTAATTTAGTCGAGTATCCTTCTACTGTCGTGGGTAAATTTGAAGCTGAATTTTTGAATTTACCGACTGAGGTGATTACCACAGTCATGGTCAGTCACCAGCGTTATTTTCCAGTTTTCCAAGGTGCAAATAGCAAAGAATTACTGCCCAACTTCATCACCATTTCTAACGGCGATCCCAGCAAAGCAGATATTATTGCTGTTGGTAATGAAAGAGTCATCAGAGCTAGATTAGCAGATGGGCAGTTTTTCTACAAAACTGATTTAGCCAAGCCTTTAGAAAGCTTTTTACCACAATTAGAAAAAGTCACCTTCCAAGAAGATTTGGGTTCTTTGCGCCTTAAGGTTGATCGCATCGTTAATATTGCTGGAAAAATCACCAATCAACTGCAACTGCCGGAAAATCAGCGTCAAAATATCCAAAAAGCTGCATTGCTTTGTAAAGCAGACCTTGTTACCCAAATGGTTTACGAATTTCCCGAATTACAAGGAGTAATGGGAGAAAATTATGCTTCAGCTAGTGGGGAAGCAGCAGAAGTTGCAAGAGCAATTTTTGAGCATTATTTACCTAGAGGAGCCGATGATATTTTACCGGAAACTCTCACAGGTCAAGTTGTCGGTTTGGCAGATAGATTAGATACTTTAGTAAGTATCTTTGGACTTGGTTTAATACCTAGCGGTTCCTCCGATCCTTTTGCCTTACGTCGCGCAGCAAATGCTGTAATTAACATTACATGGTCAGCTAATTTAGCTATCAATTTAGCTGAGTTGTTGGAGCAGATTACAGCAGATTTCGTGGCTAAATATCACAAAGATAAAGCACAATTAATTACCAACTTGCGAGAATTTTTCCTCCAACGCATCCGTACCTTGCTACAAGAAGAAAAACAGATTGATTATGACCTAGTAAATGCAGTTTTAGGAGAGAATGACCCCGAATATACAGAACGGGCACTCCAAGATTTATTAGATGTACGCGATCGCGCCTTATACCTGCAACAAATTCGCCGCGATGGTACTTTAGATACCATCTATGAAACTGTTAACCGTTCGACGCGTTTAGCAGCCCAAGGAGATTTGGATACACAACAGTTAGATCCAACTACCCTAGTTCGTCA
The genomic region above belongs to Calothrix sp. NIES-2098 and contains:
- the glyS gene encoding glycyl-tRNA synthetase subunit beta: MPEFLLEVGTEELPASFLRDAIVQWRSLIPQSLLTNSLTSDAVEVYGTPRRLAVLIKGLPSQQPDREEEIKGPPAQAAFKDGKPTPAAVGFAKKQGVEIEALQIRPTDKGDFVFINKSIAGRPVADILTELVPQWILGLEGKRLMRWGDGDVRFSRPIRWLVALLDAEVLPIELVNASKVVKSDRISRGHRVLYPETVTIPQAKDYVTTLRSAFVVVDPQERATTIQEQVKSSAEKLNGHAEIYPDLLEEVINLVEYPSTVVGKFEAEFLNLPTEVITTVMVSHQRYFPVFQGANSKELLPNFITISNGDPSKADIIAVGNERVIRARLADGQFFYKTDLAKPLESFLPQLEKVTFQEDLGSLRLKVDRIVNIAGKITNQLQLPENQRQNIQKAALLCKADLVTQMVYEFPELQGVMGENYASASGEAAEVARAIFEHYLPRGADDILPETLTGQVVGLADRLDTLVSIFGLGLIPSGSSDPFALRRAANAVINITWSANLAINLAELLEQITADFVAKYHKDKAQLITNLREFFLQRIRTLLQEEKQIDYDLVNAVLGENDPEYTERALQDLLDVRDRALYLQQIRRDGTLDTIYETVNRSTRLAAQGDLDTQQLDPTTLVRQELFQKSSEAAFYNALVELVPQTQAAQQSRNYHLLVTSLSKIAPTVSSFFDGAESVLVMDSDPEIKRNRLNLLGLLRNHARVLADFGAIVKNL